Proteins encoded together in one Catellatospora citrea window:
- the glsA gene encoding glutaminase A codes for MCSSKISATHPARSGGRAPDARRGVPEGEKPATGHFRRLFASFSADAEGTIPISEFVARLRRSGISQSDPRTAAMWAELRRITDIEGGSRIDHAAFVGLCKRGGGVVERSIRGGFVIPDFVALEAAVAGIHDTVKGIEDGKVADYIPQLGRVDPAKFGIALCTVDGQRFAVGDTDSVFCVQSICKPINYCLTLEEHGTELVHRHVGREPSGRGFNELTLNNDGLPHNPMINSGAIMCCSLIRPGWEMADRFDHVAETWRRLAGGGAVGFNNAVYLSERRTADRNFALGYFMREHKSFPAGTELTETLEFYFQCSSIEMDARSLSVVAASLANGGVNPFTGERIFSADTVRKCLSLMSSCGMYDYSGEFAFTIGLPAKSGVSGGLIIVVPGVMGICVWSPRLDALGNSVRGVAFCKELVNRFNFHVYDSFGAGEVSGKRDPRRGRNEEEATSTTRLLWAASQGDLDSVRVSLATGKDANSSDYDRRTALHLAASEGHLAVVEYLLERGADPAAQDRWGGTPLSDAERAAHEQVISLLKSASALRA; via the coding sequence ATGTGTTCGTCGAAGATCTCTGCCACGCACCCTGCTCGCTCTGGCGGGCGGGCACCCGACGCCCGCCGCGGTGTGCCGGAGGGCGAGAAGCCGGCAACGGGGCACTTCCGAAGGCTGTTCGCCTCCTTCAGCGCGGATGCCGAGGGGACGATTCCGATCTCCGAGTTCGTGGCGCGGTTGCGGCGCTCGGGGATCTCGCAGTCGGATCCGCGTACGGCGGCGATGTGGGCCGAACTACGACGGATCACCGATATCGAGGGCGGTTCGCGGATCGACCACGCCGCTTTCGTCGGCCTCTGCAAGAGGGGCGGCGGTGTCGTCGAGCGGTCCATCCGGGGCGGCTTCGTCATTCCCGACTTCGTCGCGCTCGAAGCGGCGGTCGCCGGTATCCACGACACGGTCAAGGGAATCGAGGATGGCAAGGTCGCGGACTACATCCCGCAGTTGGGGCGCGTGGATCCGGCGAAGTTCGGGATCGCGCTGTGCACCGTGGACGGGCAGCGCTTCGCGGTCGGGGACACCGACAGCGTCTTCTGTGTGCAGTCGATCTGCAAACCGATCAACTACTGCCTGACGCTGGAGGAGCACGGCACGGAGCTGGTGCACCGGCACGTGGGCCGGGAGCCCAGCGGGCGAGGGTTCAACGAGTTGACGCTCAACAACGACGGGCTGCCGCACAACCCGATGATCAACTCCGGTGCGATCATGTGCTGTTCCCTGATCCGTCCCGGCTGGGAGATGGCCGACCGGTTCGACCACGTCGCCGAGACGTGGCGCAGACTGGCCGGCGGCGGCGCGGTGGGTTTCAACAACGCCGTGTACCTGTCCGAACGCCGCACCGCGGACCGCAACTTCGCTCTCGGCTACTTCATGCGCGAGCACAAGTCGTTTCCCGCCGGAACCGAACTGACCGAGACACTGGAGTTCTACTTCCAGTGCTCCTCGATCGAGATGGACGCCCGGTCGCTGTCGGTGGTCGCCGCGTCGCTGGCCAACGGCGGGGTCAACCCGTTCACCGGTGAGCGGATCTTCTCCGCGGACACGGTACGCAAATGCCTGTCGCTGATGTCGTCGTGCGGCATGTACGACTACTCGGGCGAGTTCGCCTTCACGATCGGACTGCCGGCCAAGAGCGGCGTCTCCGGCGGCCTCATCATCGTGGTTCCCGGGGTCATGGGCATCTGCGTATGGTCGCCGCGCCTGGACGCGCTCGGCAACTCCGTGCGTGGCGTCGCCTTCTGCAAGGAGCTCGTGAACCGCTTCAACTTTCACGTCTACGACTCGTTCGGCGCCGGCGAGGTTTCGGGAAAGCGCGACCCGAGGCGAGGCCGCAACGAGGAGGAGGCCACCTCGACCACGCGGTTGTTGTGGGCCGCCAGCCAGGGCGACCTGGATTCCGTCCGGGTGTCACTGGCCACGGGCAAGGACGCCAACTCCAGCGACTACGACAGAAGGACCGCTCTGCACCTGGCCGCCTCGGAGGGCCATCTCGCGGTGGTCGAGTACCTGCTCGAACGCGGCGCCGACCCCGCAGCGCAGGACCGCTGGGGAGGCACCCCGCTGTCCGACGCCGAGCGGGCAGCCCACGAGCAGGTCATCTCGTTGCTCAAGTCAGCCTCGGCACTACGGGCCTGA
- a CDS encoding GMC family oxidoreductase: protein MEFDYVIVGAGSAGCVLAARLSEQPDVSVLLLETGPADTRPEIHVPTAWPTLWGTEVDYGYRTVPQSAMGGLEHTWPRGRTLGGSSSINAMVYLRGHRNDFDSWAEGGADGWAYDDVLPYFQRMETVPDGDLRYRGFRGPMMPQRSAAPNPISQVFVDAAAQVGHPVTRDFNGAVQAGVGWHDLSICDGKRQSTAAAYLQQALRRANLTVWTESRATSLFVREGRCTGVLVRRDCELVDVRAAREVIVSSGAVDSPRLLLLSGIGPADELRQAGVTVVHDLPGVGRNLQDHPLTSVVFEATQQIPPGNTNHAETSLLCHSSEAVGGPDMQIMFIHVPFHRSAFDTPANSFTFGVSVVPRSRGTIRLANADPDSSPLIDPNYLSDPSDRLRLAEGVEQARTVAAAPAFDSWRGFELLPGGNMPVDDYVRTGTGTYFHPAGSCKMGTDEQSVVTPQLRVRGIDNLRVIDASVMPTLVSVNTNAATIMIAEHGAELIRTGV, encoded by the coding sequence GTGGAGTTCGACTATGTGATCGTCGGCGCCGGTTCGGCCGGCTGTGTGCTGGCTGCTCGGCTTTCAGAGCAGCCGGATGTCAGCGTCCTGCTGTTGGAGACCGGTCCTGCGGACACTCGGCCCGAGATCCACGTGCCGACGGCCTGGCCGACCCTGTGGGGCACCGAAGTCGACTACGGGTACCGCACGGTGCCGCAGAGCGCGATGGGCGGCCTGGAGCACACCTGGCCTCGGGGGCGGACGCTGGGTGGCAGCAGCTCGATCAACGCCATGGTTTACCTGCGTGGTCACCGCAACGACTTCGACTCCTGGGCCGAGGGCGGCGCCGATGGTTGGGCGTACGACGACGTGCTGCCGTACTTCCAGCGCATGGAGACGGTGCCGGACGGTGATCTGCGGTATCGGGGCTTCCGCGGGCCGATGATGCCGCAGCGGTCGGCTGCGCCCAATCCGATCTCTCAAGTCTTCGTCGATGCCGCCGCACAGGTCGGACATCCGGTGACCCGCGACTTCAACGGCGCGGTGCAGGCAGGAGTGGGCTGGCACGATCTGTCCATCTGCGACGGCAAGCGGCAGAGCACCGCGGCCGCCTATCTGCAGCAGGCGCTGCGGCGCGCCAACCTCACGGTGTGGACCGAGTCGCGTGCGACCAGCCTGTTCGTGCGGGAAGGCCGCTGCACGGGTGTTCTGGTGCGACGCGACTGTGAGCTCGTCGACGTGCGGGCCGCCCGGGAGGTGATCGTGTCGTCCGGTGCGGTGGACTCACCCCGGCTGCTGCTGCTGTCGGGGATCGGTCCGGCAGACGAGCTGCGGCAGGCCGGTGTCACGGTGGTGCACGACCTTCCCGGTGTCGGCAGGAATCTGCAGGATCATCCGCTGACCAGCGTTGTCTTCGAAGCCACTCAGCAGATCCCGCCCGGCAACACCAACCACGCGGAGACCTCGCTGCTGTGTCACAGCAGCGAAGCCGTCGGCGGGCCGGACATGCAGATCATGTTCATCCACGTGCCGTTCCACCGGTCGGCGTTCGACACTCCGGCCAACAGCTTCACCTTCGGCGTGAGCGTCGTGCCGCGCAGCCGGGGAACCATCCGGCTGGCGAACGCCGATCCGGACAGCAGCCCGCTGATCGACCCGAACTATCTGAGCGACCCGAGCGATCGGCTTCGTCTGGCCGAGGGTGTGGAGCAGGCGCGGACCGTCGCGGCGGCTCCGGCATTCGACTCCTGGCGTGGGTTCGAACTGCTGCCGGGCGGCAACATGCCGGTGGACGACTATGTCCGCACGGGCACCGGCACCTATTTCCACCCGGCCGGAAGCTGCAAGATGGGCACCGACGAGCAGTCCGTGGTCACGCCGCAGCTGCGGGTGCGGGGCATCGACAACCTCCGCGTCATCGACGCATCGGTGATGCCGACGCTGGTCAGCGTGAACACGAACGCGGCGACCATCATGATCGCCGAGCACGGCGCCGAGCTGATCCGGACCGGCGTCTAG
- a CDS encoding putative bifunctional diguanylate cyclase/phosphodiesterase — MPGDTPAHGHNTTSPDGDPYQPQRPPPVPHTRGDEAMHDPLTGLPNRIAFSHALFAVTSSDVAQLPVGLCHLDIDGFTAINHTLGHDVGDRLLQAIARRLSARLGADRLLARTGNDEFTILMTADDLAHIAVMVQQLIRRPFAMAGQQLHVTASVGVVAHSPSIGSAVDLMSAAEAALAQAKTSGRDHIRRFDPEQHARQVARHEIAQALPQALERGELFVEYQPIVRAGDGELYGVEALARWHHPEQGRLSPAQFIPVAEDTGLIGDVGRFVLRTACVQAARWNVRHPGRRLVMSVNIAPAQADDPAFAAHVAGLLAQHGIDPDLLQLEVTETCMMPAAGQAVETLHALARLGVRIAIDDFGTGYANLTNLRSLPVHQVKLARQFVYSSSDVGTDQVDYLLIEMVVRLARSLGLGVIAEGVESEAQVEKLRLLGCDIIQGYVYGAPQSPDAIDARLGACAGQPPRQSIRNGSR, encoded by the coding sequence ATGCCTGGCGACACCCCAGCACACGGGCACAACACCACCAGCCCCGACGGTGACCCGTACCAGCCGCAGCGGCCTCCGCCCGTTCCGCACACCCGCGGCGACGAGGCCATGCACGACCCCCTGACCGGGCTGCCCAACCGCATCGCCTTCTCCCACGCGCTGTTCGCCGTGACGTCCTCCGACGTGGCACAGCTCCCAGTCGGTCTGTGCCACCTGGACATCGACGGGTTCACCGCGATCAACCACACGCTCGGCCACGACGTCGGCGATCGGCTACTGCAGGCGATCGCAAGGCGCCTGTCCGCCCGGCTCGGGGCTGATCGCCTGCTCGCACGCACCGGTAATGACGAGTTCACCATCCTGATGACCGCCGACGACCTCGCGCACATCGCCGTCATGGTCCAGCAGCTGATCCGTCGGCCTTTCGCGATGGCCGGACAGCAACTGCACGTGACCGCGAGCGTGGGTGTCGTCGCGCACAGCCCGTCCATCGGCTCAGCTGTCGACCTGATGAGCGCCGCCGAAGCCGCGCTGGCGCAGGCGAAGACGAGCGGCCGCGACCACATCCGCCGATTCGACCCGGAGCAGCACGCCCGCCAGGTCGCCCGGCACGAGATCGCTCAGGCGCTGCCGCAGGCGCTGGAACGCGGCGAGCTGTTCGTGGAGTACCAGCCGATCGTGCGCGCCGGCGACGGCGAGCTGTACGGCGTCGAGGCGCTGGCCCGGTGGCATCATCCCGAGCAGGGCCGGCTCAGCCCCGCACAGTTCATCCCGGTCGCCGAGGACACCGGGCTGATCGGCGACGTCGGCCGGTTCGTGCTGCGTACCGCCTGCGTGCAGGCCGCGCGGTGGAACGTCCGCCATCCGGGTCGCCGTCTGGTCATGAGTGTGAACATCGCTCCGGCGCAGGCCGATGATCCGGCGTTCGCCGCGCACGTGGCAGGGCTGCTGGCTCAGCACGGCATCGACCCGGACCTGCTGCAGCTCGAGGTCACCGAGACGTGCATGATGCCGGCCGCCGGGCAGGCCGTGGAGACGCTGCATGCGCTGGCCCGCCTCGGTGTGCGTATCGCGATCGACGACTTCGGCACCGGCTACGCCAACCTCACCAACCTGCGGTCGCTGCCGGTGCACCAGGTCAAACTCGCCCGGCAGTTCGTCTACTCGTCCTCCGACGTGGGTACTGACCAGGTCGACTACTTACTGATCGAGATGGTCGTCCGGCTCGCCCGCAGTCTCGGCCTCGGTGTCATCGCCGAAGGGGTCGAGTCCGAGGCCCAGGTCGAGAAGCTGCGACTGCTCGGCTGCGACATCATCCAGGGGTACGTCTACGGCGCGCCGCAGTCACCCGACGCCATCGACGCCCGACTTGGCGCATGCGCCGGACAG